A single Arachnia propionica DNA region contains:
- a CDS encoding TetR family transcriptional regulator, translating into MPGGSKSERTKLRIQQAAAKLFASRSFETVSTRAIAKEAGVDAALIHHYFGSKEGLFQAVLNAAIRPEQLEALVVSESPDDWGRQLVRAADKVWTSPAAPALKAVVRRVLVGHEGVLREFVTRSLFNRFLSHIEGPEPERRLRASLIGSQMSGLVIARHIVGIEPLASLSTDEVANLIGPVLQHYITGSLQPGKIVEGEN; encoded by the coding sequence TTGCCCGGGGGTTCGAAGTCGGAACGCACCAAACTGCGCATCCAGCAGGCGGCCGCGAAGCTGTTCGCATCCCGGTCCTTCGAGACGGTCAGCACCCGCGCCATCGCCAAGGAGGCCGGGGTCGACGCCGCCCTGATCCACCACTACTTCGGTTCGAAGGAGGGCCTGTTCCAGGCGGTGCTGAACGCCGCCATCCGCCCGGAACAGTTGGAGGCATTGGTCGTATCGGAATCACCCGATGACTGGGGACGGCAGCTGGTGCGCGCCGCCGACAAGGTCTGGACCTCACCCGCCGCCCCCGCCCTGAAGGCGGTGGTGCGGCGGGTCCTGGTGGGCCACGAGGGCGTGCTGCGAGAATTCGTCACACGCTCCCTGTTCAACAGATTCCTCTCCCACATCGAAGGCCCCGAACCGGAACGACGACTCCGGGCCTCCCTGATCGGATCCCAGATGTCAGGACTGGTGATCGCACGCCACATCGTCGGCATAGAACCGCTGGCAAGCCTTTCCACCGACGAAGTCGCCAACCTGATCGGGCCCGTGCTCCAGCACTACATCACGGGATCACTGCAACCTGGGAAAATCGTCGAGGGAGAAAACTGA
- a CDS encoding ABC transporter permease, with protein sequence MMSTNAVARSVPFATVARIAAQLKGDPRAIALILLIPPLLLTLLYYVFHDLPTPPGQSRVFDTTGPIMLAVLPMFMMFIVTSVIMLRERASGTLERIFTTPLTRLNLLVSYACVFGLLAVLQSSILVVLLLGPLGIELTGPAWALLLLSFLGAVIGVAFGLLASAFARTEFQAVQFMPVFIAPQLFLCGLLVPKEQLPDVLEAIANWLPMTWAVDVVRDVLANPELGSDSWWRFAALAGVIFASLLIAAASMPRKTR encoded by the coding sequence ATGATGAGCACCAACGCCGTCGCACGATCGGTACCGTTCGCCACGGTGGCCCGGATCGCCGCGCAGTTGAAGGGCGACCCGCGTGCCATAGCCCTGATCCTCCTGATCCCGCCCCTGCTGTTGACCCTGCTCTACTACGTCTTCCACGATTTGCCGACACCACCCGGGCAATCCCGCGTCTTCGACACGACCGGCCCGATCATGCTGGCCGTGTTGCCGATGTTCATGATGTTCATCGTCACCTCGGTGATCATGCTCCGGGAGCGCGCCTCCGGGACCTTGGAGCGGATCTTCACCACTCCCCTGACGCGCTTGAACCTGCTGGTCTCCTACGCCTGCGTGTTCGGCCTGCTCGCGGTGCTGCAGAGCAGCATCCTGGTGGTCCTGCTGCTGGGTCCACTGGGAATCGAGCTGACCGGCCCGGCCTGGGCCCTGCTTCTGCTGTCCTTCCTGGGCGCAGTGATCGGGGTGGCCTTCGGCCTGCTGGCATCGGCCTTCGCCCGGACCGAGTTCCAGGCGGTGCAGTTCATGCCGGTCTTCATCGCCCCGCAGCTGTTTCTCTGTGGCCTGCTCGTCCCGAAGGAGCAGCTCCCGGACGTGCTGGAGGCCATCGCGAACTGGCTGCCGATGACATGGGCGGTCGATGTCGTGCGCGACGTGCTGGCCAATCCGGAGCTAGGCTCGGACAGCTGGTGGCGGTTCGCCGCCCTGGCCGGGGTGATCTTCGCCTCCCTGCTCATCGCCGCGGCCTCCATGCCGAGAAAGACGAGGTGA
- a CDS encoding ABC transporter ATP-binding protein: MMNSSLDESAVSASGLVVRRGHNEILHGVSLSLPRGSVTGLLGPSGCGKTTLMRTLMGVQHITAGSATLLGLPAGHPGLRRRVAYTSQAVSIYTDASLLANTTYFARLLGAGRNSARRAIEKVHLDGLEHRRIDQLSGGQASRASLACALVGDPEVLILDEPTVGLDPLTRQALWELFRDLAGRGTTLLVSSHVMDEATRCDSVLFMRDGRFLAHEPVAALQRRTETSTPEDAFMALIEEAA, encoded by the coding sequence ATGATGAACTCATCACTTGATGAATCAGCTGTCTCCGCGTCCGGCCTCGTCGTCAGGCGCGGCCACAACGAGATCCTTCACGGGGTCTCCCTCTCCCTGCCCCGCGGTTCCGTCACGGGATTGCTGGGCCCCTCGGGCTGCGGGAAGACAACCCTGATGCGCACCCTCATGGGAGTGCAGCACATCACCGCGGGCTCGGCGACGCTGCTGGGCCTGCCGGCCGGACATCCGGGACTGCGCCGACGGGTGGCCTACACCTCACAGGCCGTGAGCATCTACACCGATGCGTCCCTGCTGGCCAACACCACTTACTTCGCACGCCTGCTGGGTGCCGGGCGCAACTCGGCGCGCCGGGCCATCGAAAAAGTGCATCTGGACGGCCTGGAACACCGCCGCATCGACCAGCTGTCCGGGGGTCAGGCCAGCAGGGCCTCCCTGGCCTGTGCGCTGGTGGGTGATCCGGAGGTGTTGATCCTCGACGAACCGACGGTGGGTCTGGATCCCCTGACCAGGCAGGCCTTGTGGGAATTGTTCCGCGACCTGGCCGGCCGGGGAACCACACTGCTGGTTTCCAGTCACGTCATGGACGAGGCGACCCGCTGCGATTCCGTGTTGTTCATGCGGGACGGACGGTTCCTGGCCCACGAACCCGTGGCAGCTCTCCAGCGCAGAACGGAAACCAGCACCCCCGAGGATGCTTTCATGGCCCTGATCGAGGAAGCGGCATGA
- a CDS encoding GNAT family N-acetyltransferase: MRLRPLRISDTSRVLEAFTSAGDMARQGRVTDPLEAEAYVARLLDPDASHLPFAMAGESDLLFGLVALSVDSGNRNAWFWYWTYPAARGRGWTGRAAATVANWALTSGGLHRLELGHRVNNPASRGVALAAGFIQEGIEREKFLIGGQRIDVATYGRLASDPTPRTEPLPITAVPNSE, encoded by the coding sequence ATGAGGCTTCGCCCACTGCGGATCAGCGACACGTCCCGAGTTCTGGAGGCGTTCACGTCGGCCGGTGACATGGCCCGGCAGGGACGGGTCACCGATCCGTTGGAGGCGGAAGCCTATGTGGCGCGGCTGCTCGATCCTGATGCCTCACATCTGCCATTCGCGATGGCCGGGGAAAGTGATTTGTTGTTCGGGCTTGTTGCCCTGAGTGTCGATTCCGGGAACCGCAACGCTTGGTTCTGGTACTGGACCTATCCCGCGGCGCGGGGGCGTGGCTGGACGGGCCGTGCGGCGGCCACCGTCGCGAACTGGGCCCTGACATCGGGTGGGCTGCATCGCCTGGAACTCGGCCACCGGGTCAACAACCCCGCATCCCGAGGAGTGGCGCTCGCCGCCGGGTTCATCCAGGAAGGCATCGAACGGGAGAAATTCCTGATCGGCGGGCAGCGAATCGACGTCGCGACCTACGGACGCCTGGCGAGCGACCCCACCCCGCGAACCGAACCGTTGCCGATCACTGCTGTTCCGAACAGTGAGTAG
- a CDS encoding PTS ascorbate transporter subunit IIC has product MDLIANIASALANNLFSQVAVLIGLIALIGLLLQRKPLEQVVGGAVRATLGVVILNIGVDIFVAGLVAFQAIVSSAFGITPPTSTSNMATFLVGRGTVVPLVIAFGFLIHLVLVALFKSARYVYLTGHLMYWMSLVLVATFVEAIPGADPVALTVVSSVVVACYWTLQPMWMEPLMKRAVGGDNFGLGHTTSCLALLSGYGAKALRLGDPVKHDTEKIRMPKAISFLKDINVSTVFVIGIIMIVSIFFADGGVVTKQMGDSTMAPVMWGFVQALRFAAGIAVLLYGVRMFLAEIVPAFRGISQKLLPGSRPALDIPTVFPKSPTAVMIGFLASMVTFLVCMGVFATAGWFALVPPMIMLFFGGGAAGVFGNATAGWRGAVFGGVLNGLILAFGQWIGWGWYSSTAPELATLADPDWYAIGWLFLGLGKMFEGLGGVGLWIVGAAALVVTMAALLFVRKRSVLNAEGAETEEKTK; this is encoded by the coding sequence GTGGATCTCATTGCCAATATCGCTTCTGCGCTGGCGAACAATCTTTTCTCGCAGGTTGCCGTTCTCATCGGGCTCATCGCCTTAATCGGTCTCCTGCTTCAACGCAAACCCCTCGAACAGGTGGTGGGTGGTGCGGTCAGGGCCACCCTCGGGGTCGTGATCCTGAACATCGGCGTGGACATTTTCGTGGCGGGCCTGGTCGCCTTCCAGGCGATCGTATCCAGCGCTTTCGGGATCACGCCGCCGACCAGCACCAGCAACATGGCGACCTTCCTTGTGGGCAGGGGAACGGTGGTTCCCTTGGTGATTGCGTTTGGTTTCCTGATCCACCTCGTCCTGGTCGCCCTGTTCAAATCGGCGCGTTATGTTTATCTGACCGGGCACCTGATGTACTGGATGTCTCTGGTGCTGGTGGCCACGTTCGTGGAGGCGATTCCCGGGGCGGACCCCGTCGCCCTCACGGTGGTCTCCTCCGTTGTCGTCGCCTGCTACTGGACGCTGCAGCCGATGTGGATGGAACCACTCATGAAACGTGCCGTCGGCGGAGACAACTTCGGTCTCGGGCACACCACGTCTTGCTTGGCATTGCTGTCGGGATACGGCGCCAAGGCCCTCCGCTTGGGCGATCCGGTGAAACACGACACCGAGAAGATCCGGATGCCGAAGGCGATCTCCTTCCTGAAGGACATCAACGTCTCAACCGTGTTCGTCATCGGCATCATCATGATCGTCTCCATCTTCTTCGCCGATGGCGGCGTCGTCACGAAACAGATGGGCGACAGCACGATGGCCCCGGTGATGTGGGGATTCGTGCAGGCGTTGCGATTCGCGGCGGGAATCGCCGTCCTTCTCTACGGGGTCCGGATGTTCTTGGCAGAGATAGTTCCTGCTTTCCGTGGTATCTCCCAGAAACTCCTGCCGGGTTCCCGGCCCGCACTGGACATTCCCACGGTCTTCCCGAAATCCCCCACGGCCGTCATGATCGGTTTCCTGGCCTCGATGGTGACTTTCCTGGTCTGCATGGGTGTCTTCGCCACCGCCGGTTGGTTCGCGCTCGTCCCACCCATGATCATGCTGTTCTTCGGTGGCGGTGCCGCCGGAGTTTTCGGCAATGCCACGGCGGGCTGGCGCGGCGCCGTTTTCGGCGGCGTGCTCAACGGATTGATCCTCGCCTTCGGGCAGTGGATCGGCTGGGGTTGGTACAGCTCCACTGCCCCCGAGCTGGCCACCCTCGCGGATCCCGACTGGTATGCGATCGGCTGGTTGTTCCTCGGCCTCGGGAAAATGTTCGAAGGACTTGGGGGCGTTGGGCTGTGGATCGTCGGCGCGGCGGCCCTGGTCGTCACCATGGCGGCCCTGCTGTTCGTTCGGAAACGCAGCGTATTGAACGCGGAAGGTGCAGAAACGGAGGAGAAGACGAAATGA
- a CDS encoding PTS sugar transporter subunit IIB, which translates to MPNPVKVLCVCGLGMGSSLILRMTVETAVNRMGLNAEIDHTDLSSARSMEPDVVVGQGMHTDELEGVAPVIVSVDDFLDDAAVEEKLRAAFTAAGWDAC; encoded by the coding sequence ATGCCGAACCCGGTGAAGGTGCTCTGTGTCTGTGGCTTGGGGATGGGAAGTTCTCTGATCCTTCGCATGACCGTGGAAACCGCCGTGAACAGGATGGGATTGAACGCCGAGATCGATCACACCGATCTCTCATCGGCCCGGAGCATGGAACCGGACGTGGTGGTTGGGCAGGGCATGCACACCGATGAACTGGAAGGAGTCGCCCCCGTCATCGTGTCGGTGGATGACTTCCTCGACGATGCCGCGGTCGAGGAAAAGCTCCGGGCCGCATTCACGGCAGCGGGATGGGACGCATGCTGA
- a CDS encoding PTS sugar transporter subunit IIA, which yields MLTAAAVGAATGWRNAVRAAAALLVEVGATTPEYGERCIGSAEELGPYFVLSPGVALAHARAEGTCLRPGLSLLRLDEPVEFGHEVNDPVDLVFCLASPDNETHMAGLRAFALAMSGDLAERLRGAAPDELAGLLAEASAA from the coding sequence ATGCTGACCGCGGCGGCGGTGGGAGCCGCCACCGGTTGGAGAAATGCCGTGCGCGCCGCCGCAGCGCTCCTCGTGGAGGTCGGCGCCACCACCCCGGAGTACGGGGAGCGTTGCATCGGATCAGCCGAGGAACTGGGCCCTTACTTCGTGTTGAGCCCCGGGGTAGCGCTGGCTCACGCCCGAGCCGAGGGCACCTGCCTGCGCCCGGGATTGTCGCTGCTCCGACTGGATGAGCCGGTTGAGTTCGGCCACGAGGTGAACGATCCCGTCGATCTGGTGTTCTGCCTGGCATCTCCGGACAACGAAACCCACATGGCGGGTCTTCGGGCCTTCGCCCTCGCAATGTCCGGTGATCTAGCGGAAAGACTCCGCGGCGCTGCCCCTGACGAACTGGCCGGCCTGCTGGCGGAGGCATCAGCCGCATGA
- a CDS encoding sugar isomerase domain-containing protein: MSSLGNWIDEVVAHNRKQISVAATCIARTHRAGGLVFTAGSGHSLAMVMETFFRAGGLAIVRPLFRADMLPLNGALRSTMAERETGVGTEVVAAVDPGPRDLVAIFSNSGRNPYPVEIAEGARARGAVVVALTSVGASQANPPRGAHRLYEVADVVLDTMVPPGDVSSPAGNPVTSPLSTLACCALWTEILADTVELDPGVRLWRSANQDGNDGFNTALAGQLRDRIPEL, translated from the coding sequence ATGAGTTCGCTGGGAAACTGGATCGACGAGGTGGTCGCTCACAACAGGAAACAGATTTCCGTCGCAGCGACGTGCATTGCCAGGACCCATCGCGCGGGAGGCCTCGTGTTCACGGCTGGTTCCGGGCATTCCTTGGCAATGGTGATGGAAACCTTTTTTCGCGCGGGAGGACTGGCCATCGTTCGTCCGTTGTTCCGCGCGGACATGCTGCCCCTGAACGGTGCCCTGAGATCGACGATGGCCGAACGGGAAACCGGTGTGGGAACTGAAGTGGTGGCCGCAGTCGATCCGGGCCCGAGAGATCTCGTCGCGATCTTCTCAAACTCGGGGCGCAACCCATACCCGGTGGAGATAGCAGAGGGGGCGAGAGCACGCGGGGCGGTCGTCGTAGCCTTGACCAGCGTCGGGGCGAGCCAAGCGAACCCGCCCCGGGGGGCTCACCGCCTCTATGAGGTGGCTGATGTCGTCCTCGACACCATGGTTCCACCGGGAGATGTGTCATCCCCGGCGGGGAACCCGGTGACCAGTCCGCTCTCCACGCTGGCCTGTTGTGCGCTCTGGACCGAGATCCTCGCGGACACCGTGGAACTTGACCCCGGGGTGCGCTTGTGGCGGAGCGCCAACCAGGACGGAAACGACGGCTTCAACACCGCTCTGGCCGGACAGCTGCGGGACCGGATACCCGAACTTTGA
- a CDS encoding GntR family transcriptional regulator gives MPTEPSPKYLTMRERLRRRILELPIGAPISSERDLAQEYGVSRMTARRAVIDLTREGLLDRHVGRGTFVAQPRIELRLSLSSFTDDMRAKGKKPGAIVLEFGREQANDKSFFPVGTPLVTMTRVRTGDGVPLAIEETHLDSSLVPGYSVDDAEQSLYETLGRRYGLRLDSGEQRIVAVECPKDIANSLHIRPGAPVIRMDRKTLIRERPAEHTISWYRADAYEFTAKLLPSS, from the coding sequence GTGCCCACCGAGCCGAGTCCCAAGTACCTGACTATGCGAGAAAGACTCCGCAGGAGAATCCTGGAGCTGCCGATCGGTGCCCCGATAAGTTCCGAACGGGACCTGGCCCAGGAATACGGGGTTTCCCGCATGACGGCCCGCCGTGCCGTCATCGACCTGACCCGGGAGGGCCTGTTGGATCGGCACGTCGGACGTGGCACCTTTGTGGCTCAGCCGAGGATCGAATTGCGGCTCTCCCTGAGCTCTTTCACCGATGACATGCGGGCGAAAGGAAAAAAGCCGGGTGCGATTGTGCTCGAGTTCGGCAGGGAACAGGCCAATGACAAGAGCTTCTTCCCGGTGGGGACACCGTTGGTTACGATGACCCGGGTCCGCACCGGAGACGGCGTGCCCCTCGCGATCGAGGAGACTCACCTGGATTCCTCGCTCGTTCCCGGCTACTCCGTCGACGACGCCGAGCAGTCCCTCTACGAAACCCTTGGCAGACGTTACGGCCTGCGCCTCGACTCGGGTGAGCAGCGGATCGTCGCCGTGGAATGCCCGAAGGACATCGCCAATTCACTTCACATCAGGCCTGGGGCACCGGTTATCCGCATGGATCGCAAAACCCTCATCCGGGAACGTCCCGCGGAACACACGATTTCCTGGTACCGGGCGGATGCCTATGAATTCACCGCAAAGCTGCTGCCCTCCTCGTGA
- a CDS encoding ABC-F family ATP-binding cassette domain-containing protein → MANLVNLESVSHAFGTRVLLDGVSLGVGAGEVIGVVGRNGDGKTTLLRVLTGDLVPDSGRVTISNSASIGVLTQHQAGSPGETIRQVVLDGAADHVYAARADRREIVEALLAGVDLDRPVETLSGGERRRVGLVEVLLGDHDLIVLDEPTNHLDVEAIAFLASHLRSRTAAGLAMLVVSHDRWFLDAVCTRIWEVHDGVVDAYDGGYAAYVLARVERQRQAAATEARRKNLARKELAWLRRGAPARTSKPKFRIEAAEALISDVPPPRDRLALEKFATSRLGKDVFDLINVDYAVEDRTLLSRLTWSIGPGDRIGLVGVNGAGKTTLLDLLAGLRSPQSGKIKRGVTLRIGYLSQSVGELDDEDRVLQSVTRLKQATRLATGREVSAGNLLEEFGFTGDKLVARIGDLSGGERRRLQFLRLLLEEPNVLLLDEPTNDLDIDTLTVIEDYLDTWPGTLIVVSHDRYFLERVTDASWALLGDGSCVLLPGGVEEYLERRRGTKNTSPTPAPPAEDRPRSGAAVERARKKELARLESQLSKVESEIERIHDAMAASATDFERLAVLDTDLRAARARKDELEDAWLLAAE, encoded by the coding sequence GTGGCAAATCTGGTCAATCTGGAATCCGTCTCTCACGCCTTCGGCACTCGTGTGCTGCTGGACGGGGTGAGCCTCGGGGTCGGGGCGGGTGAGGTGATCGGCGTGGTCGGCCGCAACGGGGATGGGAAGACCACCCTGCTGCGCGTCCTGACGGGCGATCTGGTCCCCGATTCCGGGCGAGTGACGATCTCGAACTCCGCTTCCATCGGGGTGCTGACCCAGCATCAGGCCGGCTCCCCCGGTGAAACGATCCGGCAGGTGGTCCTGGACGGCGCCGCCGATCACGTCTATGCGGCCCGGGCGGATCGGCGGGAGATCGTCGAGGCACTGCTGGCCGGTGTGGACCTGGACCGCCCCGTCGAAACCCTGTCCGGTGGCGAACGGAGGCGGGTCGGGCTGGTTGAGGTGTTGCTGGGCGACCACGACCTGATCGTGCTGGACGAGCCCACCAACCATCTCGACGTGGAGGCGATCGCCTTCCTCGCCTCCCATCTGCGTTCCCGCACCGCGGCAGGGCTCGCGATGCTGGTGGTCAGCCACGACCGCTGGTTCCTGGATGCGGTTTGCACCCGCATCTGGGAGGTTCACGACGGTGTGGTGGACGCCTACGACGGCGGCTACGCGGCGTACGTGCTGGCGCGGGTGGAACGGCAGCGGCAGGCCGCGGCCACGGAGGCTCGCCGCAAGAACCTGGCGCGCAAGGAGCTGGCGTGGCTGCGGCGAGGGGCCCCGGCCCGCACCTCGAAACCGAAGTTCCGCATCGAAGCGGCCGAGGCCCTCATCAGCGACGTGCCCCCGCCACGCGACCGGCTGGCGTTGGAGAAGTTCGCGACCTCACGACTCGGCAAGGACGTCTTCGACCTGATCAACGTCGACTACGCCGTCGAGGACCGCACGCTGCTGAGCCGGCTCACCTGGTCCATCGGCCCCGGTGACCGTATCGGACTGGTGGGGGTCAACGGCGCGGGCAAGACCACTCTGCTGGATCTGCTGGCCGGCCTGAGATCCCCTCAGAGCGGGAAGATCAAGCGCGGCGTCACACTCAGGATCGGATATCTGTCGCAGAGCGTCGGGGAACTGGACGACGAGGACCGTGTGCTCCAGTCCGTCACCCGCCTGAAACAGGCGACGAGATTGGCGACCGGCCGGGAGGTATCGGCAGGCAACCTCCTCGAGGAGTTCGGTTTCACCGGCGACAAACTGGTCGCCCGCATCGGCGACCTGTCCGGCGGGGAACGCCGCCGTCTCCAGTTCCTCCGGCTGCTGCTCGAGGAACCGAACGTCCTGCTCCTCGACGAACCGACCAATGACCTCGACATCGACACCCTCACGGTGATCGAGGACTACCTGGACACCTGGCCGGGCACCCTGATAGTCGTCTCCCACGACCGCTACTTCCTGGAGCGCGTCACCGACGCCTCGTGGGCGTTGCTGGGTGACGGCTCATGCGTGTTGCTGCCCGGCGGGGTGGAGGAATATCTGGAACGTCGCCGCGGGACGAAGAACACCTCCCCCACACCCGCTCCCCCGGCCGAGGACAGGCCCCGATCCGGTGCCGCGGTCGAACGCGCCCGGAAGAAGGAACTGGCACGCCTGGAGTCACAGCTTTCCAAGGTGGAATCCGAGATCGAACGCATCCACGACGCCATGGCCGCCTCGGCGACCGATTTCGAGCGGCTCGCCGTGCTGGACACAGACCTGCGGGCCGCCCGGGCACGCAAGGACGAACTGGAGGATGCCTGGCTGCTGGCGGCCGAATGA
- a CDS encoding DUF4191 domain-containing protein, with product MARSERAQELAQRQKEQKQRQKEKARAEKLRRKNSNNPADWGQIRQIKESYKLTKQQDPMLPWILLTAGLVPFVLILVLGFVLHSPIMWGVLGLATGLLVALLVFTRRVKRAAFSRYEGQAGSAELALNMLGKKWKHTIAVAVTRNRDSANVVHRAVGPGGLVLIGEGDPKGLKTLLASEKKKHEQVAYGVNVVTFVVGRGGGQVPLDRLADEIKKLPKALSASKITEVEDRLRALDAMRPKLPMPKGPMPTGKGGMKGARQALRGR from the coding sequence ATGGCACGCAGTGAAAGGGCCCAGGAACTGGCCCAGCGACAGAAAGAACAGAAACAGCGGCAGAAGGAGAAGGCCCGCGCCGAGAAACTGCGCCGCAAGAACTCCAACAACCCGGCCGACTGGGGTCAGATCCGCCAGATCAAGGAGTCCTACAAACTCACGAAACAGCAGGACCCGATGCTGCCGTGGATCCTGCTCACCGCTGGCCTCGTCCCATTCGTCCTCATCCTGGTCCTCGGGTTCGTGCTGCATTCGCCCATCATGTGGGGTGTGCTGGGTCTCGCCACCGGTCTGCTGGTGGCGCTGCTGGTGTTCACACGGCGTGTCAAACGCGCGGCCTTCAGCCGCTACGAGGGGCAGGCGGGCTCCGCCGAACTGGCGTTGAACATGCTCGGGAAGAAGTGGAAGCACACCATCGCGGTGGCGGTCACCCGCAATCGTGATTCCGCGAACGTGGTGCACCGCGCTGTCGGTCCCGGTGGCCTCGTACTGATCGGTGAAGGGGACCCCAAGGGCCTCAAGACCCTGCTCGCCTCCGAGAAGAAGAAACACGAACAGGTCGCCTACGGTGTGAACGTGGTCACCTTCGTGGTCGGCAGGGGCGGCGGGCAGGTTCCCCTCGACCGGCTGGCCGACGAAATCAAGAAACTCCCCAAGGCCCTCAGCGCCTCGAAGATCACCGAGGTGGAGGACCGGCTCCGGGCGCTCGACGCGATGCGTCCGAAGCTGCCCATGCCGAAGGGCCCCATGCCCACCGGAAAGGGCGGCATGAAAGGAGCCCGGCAGGCGCTCCGCGGGCGTTGA
- a CDS encoding lipoyl synthase — protein MTAVHPDGRRLLRIEAKNAETPIERKPGWIRTTARTGPNYKDLQQIVQKAELHTVCREANCPNIFECWEDRESTFLIGGDQCTRRCDFCQITSAKPEGYDPAEPMRVAASVRKMGLRYATVTGVCRDDLPDQGAWLYAETIRQIHAVNPGVGVEMLAPDFSAKPELVGQVLDTRPEVFAHNVETVPRIFKRIRPAFRYDRSLDVLRMSRDAGLVTKSNLILGMGETREEVSQALVDLYEAGTELITITQYLRPNATLHPISRWVPPEEFDELAEEAKQIGYSGVLSGPLVRSSYRAGRLYRTAMEERKKAARKAGGK, from the coding sequence GTGACCGCTGTACATCCGGATGGACGTCGACTGCTCCGCATCGAGGCCAAGAACGCCGAGACCCCGATCGAACGCAAACCCGGCTGGATCCGTACCACCGCCCGTACCGGCCCGAACTACAAGGATCTGCAGCAGATAGTCCAGAAAGCCGAACTGCACACCGTCTGTCGTGAGGCGAACTGCCCCAACATCTTCGAGTGTTGGGAGGATCGCGAGTCCACCTTCCTGATCGGCGGTGACCAGTGCACCCGGCGCTGCGATTTCTGCCAGATCACCTCCGCGAAACCCGAGGGCTACGACCCGGCCGAACCGATGCGCGTCGCCGCGTCGGTGAGGAAGATGGGGTTGCGTTACGCCACCGTCACCGGGGTCTGCCGTGACGACCTGCCCGACCAGGGTGCCTGGCTGTACGCCGAGACCATCCGCCAGATCCACGCGGTAAATCCGGGGGTCGGGGTGGAGATGCTCGCCCCCGACTTCTCCGCGAAACCGGAGCTGGTGGGCCAGGTCCTGGACACCCGGCCCGAGGTGTTCGCCCACAACGTGGAGACAGTGCCGCGGATCTTCAAGCGCATCCGCCCGGCCTTCCGCTACGACCGTTCCCTCGACGTGCTGAGGATGAGCCGCGACGCGGGACTGGTGACGAAGTCGAACCTGATCCTGGGGATGGGTGAGACCCGTGAGGAGGTCTCCCAGGCCCTGGTGGACCTGTACGAGGCGGGAACCGAGTTGATCACCATCACCCAGTACCTGCGCCCGAACGCAACCCTGCACCCGATCTCCCGCTGGGTGCCTCCCGAGGAGTTCGACGAGCTCGCCGAGGAGGCGAAACAGATAGGTTATTCTGGCGTGCTCTCCGGACCTCTCGTACGCTCGTCCTATCGGGCGGGCAGGCTTTACAGGACTGCCATGGAAGAACGGAAGAAAGCCGCGCGGAAGGCTGGTGGCAAGTGA
- the lipB gene encoding lipoyl(octanoyl) transferase LipB: MFAMLTFEYRGLGTEHFRSDYRESWDYQRRVHAEVAAGKRPGHVILLEHEPVYTAGRATLPEERPFDGTPVVDVDRGGKITWHGPGQLTGYPILPLPDGVGVVDPIRRFEDAVVDLLTDYGLDGRRVTGRTGVWLPASGGRPERKICAIGIRVARRTTMHGFALNVLPNQEAFGNIVPCGISDAGVTSLAEELPGNWDVATVAHDLEPHLRGHLVAFEHW; the protein is encoded by the coding sequence ATGTTCGCGATGTTGACCTTCGAGTACCGCGGCCTGGGCACTGAGCATTTCCGCAGCGACTACCGGGAATCGTGGGATTACCAGCGCCGGGTGCACGCCGAGGTCGCGGCCGGGAAGCGACCCGGGCACGTGATCCTGCTGGAACACGAACCCGTCTACACGGCGGGACGGGCCACCCTGCCAGAGGAGCGTCCCTTCGACGGCACCCCGGTGGTGGACGTGGACCGGGGCGGGAAGATCACCTGGCACGGCCCCGGCCAGCTCACTGGTTATCCGATCCTGCCTCTGCCCGATGGCGTCGGGGTGGTGGATCCGATCCGGCGTTTCGAGGACGCCGTCGTCGATCTGCTGACCGATTACGGCTTGGACGGGCGACGCGTGACCGGCAGGACGGGGGTCTGGTTGCCCGCTTCCGGGGGCCGGCCGGAACGCAAGATCTGTGCCATCGGGATCAGGGTTGCCAGACGAACCACGATGCACGGTTTCGCCCTCAACGTGCTTCCCAACCAGGAGGCGTTCGGAAACATCGTTCCCTGCGGCATCAGCGATGCCGGGGTGACCTCCCTGGCGGAGGAACTGCCCGGGAACTGGGATGTCGCCACGGTTGCTCACGACCTGGAGCCCCATCTCCGAGGACACCTGGTGGCCTTCGAACACTGGTGA